Below is a genomic region from Henckelia pumila isolate YLH828 chromosome 3, ASM3356847v2, whole genome shotgun sequence.
attgagtggAACGATCTAAAAGTAAATTTAGtatgaaaataataattaatttaaaaatgagAAATATTACTCAAAAAATGAGAAATAAGAATCTAAGAAAATGTAGTAGGAAAATGAACTAGTAAAAAAAGCTATTGTGGATTTatgtattttaacttttatGAACAACCTTTGTTAGGTAGTCGATATTTGCAAAAGCTTAAGAGTAACACTCATTTGAAATGAGTTAATCctactcatatttacaataataaataatatttttgatataaaaagtaGTACTTTTAAAAATGATTATGagtttttctttacaaaatttACAAACACTACCTtggttttataattaattatttatcaaacataattcaattaTGATTTTcgatttttcattaattttcaaacactataacttttaatttttcgcTCACTTCGTCATAATTTATAACTTTTTAAGCCTCGTGATTAACAAATTTAATCACttgaaaaaaacataaatttttgCAACTACTCCCAAGATGATTAATAGTCCAGTTTAAAGTAATTATTAGTTAACTATGAAAATGGGACTGAAAGagggaaaaaaaagaagaaaaacttgCTTTATTCGTCttatatatttgtcactttgtgatttcgatCTTCTATATtatcagatttcagttttatttaCCTATctaatttgtttgtttgtttttttggtaattttaatcATGTGATGCTGATGTGACATCAATACATTGCTTACGTGGAGCTGATATGTATAGTGTCACATAAACATTTTCGacgaaaaatgactaaaattacaaaaaaatcgaaacatacgggattaaaattgaaatttaaaaacataGAAGGCCAAAATCCCAAAGTGACAAAATTATCGgaccaaaattgcactttgtcaaaaaaaaaaaaaaaaaaaaaaaactttgagaTTGAGGCAGTTTAGATAAAAATGTCAAATATTTGGGCGAGGTGAGAAATTTGTGGGAGCACAATGCAATATTTCTACTTTTGGTTTTCCATTGAAGACCATTTCGCAATCACCGTCTTGCTTCTCTCTCAAACACAACACGGACTCTTGAATCTGCCATAACCATTACAGGTACAGCTCTTTCTTTCATTCTACTCATCTATGGGCATTGAAGTGTCGgatttttttggttttcttttttattgaagatttattaaaaatttgccGAATTTTCTCAACTTGACAATTGGGTTTGATATGTCAGTTTGAGGAAAGTTTTAGTATTTTGTTGAAAAATTCTGAATTGGTTAGAATATTTACGCAAATACCcgtgatgcatgattttcaGTTTGGAATGCTTACCCGATTCATTTCCTGGAAATTTATAGTTCTAAACTGTGAATTCATCGGAGTCTTAGTAGAGGATTATCATGAATGTACCTCAAGATTCTTCAGGAAAgtaattttatgatttatttgaaCTGCTAAAATCTCATTGGTCGAAATATCCATCTATCAAATCAACTCTATCCATATATGTTTGATTAGAGAGAGCTACTCAGCATTTTCAGGTCTGCCTGGTGAAATGGCATAGGCTATTCAACTTAAGAATAGATATTCAACTTCTTTCACCTGGTAAAATTCTTACAAGAAATTTGggtcaatcatgccaagttcatgTCTGGAAATACAATATTGCATGGATGTACAGAACTGTTTTTGTTGAGGAACCTATCCACTATTGGTGCGTAGTTTTTGTTGACTTACATGGTATTGCAAGATTACTTTGGATCTTTGATCTTGCTTCTCACTGTCACACTTATCTATCAGCCTAAGAATGATAGATTGCCTTGGATGCCTAACCATATTGATTGTATCTTTCTTTGGAAAAAAATTGGTACATGGATGAAAGGTATCTTTTAGTTGTGCATATCTTATATGTAATCCAAAAATAAGTGTTGCACTTGGTGACTCCAGTAGTTTTCTTATCTGGCTAATGGGAAAGTGATCACTGCATGAAAGGAAATTGTATGATTGCACCCAAATTATTTTGTGATCCGACTCAACTTTTTCTTCTTGTTAAGAATGAGTTTAAGGATAGCAAGGTGTGAAAAGGTGGGAAATATTTGACAATTTCATTGACAAACATTTACCTCTGCATGATGATATAGGCTAATTAGTCTAGCGACTAGCGGGAACCTGAGTGTGTCTCCTAATGGCTTCTGGGAAGGAGATGGAGCAAGATTATCTGGCCGAGTCCCTCAATGATCTCTTCACCAGTGTCTCTAATATGATTAAAGGCGACCTTCAGGTAATAGCTTCATGAGATGTTTCGTtggtttaaatttaaataatacgAAGGAGTGAATGAGTTCATGGAGAAGTGCTATATGTTGAATTGgtgatatatatgcatatacttCGTTTGCGTGGGACAATTGCTCCATCCTGTTCAAGAATTATGATATTTCAATGggtaattattttctaaacctTGATCAGTACTTTTGTTATTCCAAATAAATCCAGTCAATCCATCTTGCCTGCCCAGTCGATCTTCTCCCAAATTATTGGATCAGCCCTTGCTTCTTAGGTTAGTGTCTCTAGCGAGTTTGAAATCAATGCAAATGATGCTTATTCCCTTTGGTCTAGGTAAAGATTTTTTGGGGAAATTCTGGCAATGTTGTGGGATCATGCTTAGCTTAATATACATGCATAACGACTTTTAAATGGTTTCTTATTCTTATTTCCTCGAACCTTTTTCCCAATGCTCTTGTTGCTATGTATGACTCATCCTGCGAGCTGAAAGCCTGAAACTGTTCAAATGTCTCAGGGAACAAATGACTTGCTCaaacttttggagaaaatgaataTAAGGGTCTCGGAAGAATACACAGGCTTTGGCGATGTGGCTTCTGGTTTAAGAGTATATTTGGAGCAACTGAAATCAAAAAGTAATGGCTTCGACCAATATGTTCAACAGATCGATTCGATAGAGCAACAAGTCACCGAGTTTGAAGCTGtagtttctatgcttgataaataCGTTTCTCTGTTAGAAACAAAGATGAAATCTATCTACCAGATTCCACCTTCATAGATTTTGTTCATTCTTTCAAAATAATGATCatatcatcattttttttttttaaaaaaaaacagaagtTCTACCTAAGCACTTATTTTAGATTTTAGAGACATTAGAGTTGAGCAAAATGTCGCAAGTCAGTCTTTGGTTCTCTCTTGTGTTATCGAATACATTAATTATAGTTTgtgaataaataatcaaataattgatttggatttgatattttggtCGTTGACTAAAAATCTGTGCCGTCATTCCTTTAAtccttttccttttcctttctatttttttttggggggtTTAATTATCATAATGATTTAGAGGCAAAATAAACACCTTCAACTATATATAAGTACTCAACTACATTTCAGATATGTTTAAATCTTAACAATAAAATCAATATACTAATATTGCTGATTCATAAACTTTGAGATATATCTAATCTACGTGCGTACAAGTAATATAATACCTGCAGCCCTAACAACTACTCCCGCTGCTGCTTAGAAGTGAGTACTGTTGTGGCACTACGAAGCTGCTTTCGGGTCGGCCAAAATAGAATCCGTATTGAGACTGATTCATATCATGAAATGGGTCGACTTGCCAGTGATCGTCTGGAAGAATTGCGAACACGTTGTTGTTGTTGGGCGTATATCCATCAAACATATAATTCTGATCATGATGACCAATACTAGTATTGGCTGCAACCGTAATATCATCCATATTAAAATTAGTTGCTTGGCCATTAGAGTGATTCACTCGATCATCTTCAAAAATCTTATCATCTGTAATGTCTTCgagatatttaaattcttcaaatGATTGGCCATCCTCCAAGTGAATGTGATCATTTACTTCATCATCTTTCTTCGCTCTCTTGACAGAAATCGGCCACTCGCAGTCGGCATCATCTTTGATTGATCTCTTCATGCCCACCGTCTGTTTGTTTCTGTATATTTTGTTAATAACCCAATATTTCATGatctgcaaaaaaaaaaaaaaagttgcaaAAGTTAGATTATATATGCATTGCATGTGTTTGACAAGCTAGGAAATTTATTCCAagacatgaaaattaattatgatttaACTTACGTACGTACCTTGTTGTTTGAACTACTAATTTTGACAGAAGTGGTTGTATATTCATTCATCTTAAATTCCGTTCTCTTGTTCTTGTCTTGGTAAAAATCAAGGGATCTTTTGTATCCTATCAATGAGCCCGCACGATCGTACACCGGTTTATCCTTAGCCGTTGCTTTCCAAAACCCGCCCTTGGTCTTGCGGGAAGACCGCTTCCCGTTGCCCTCCATCTCCGTAAAGAAGTAATATTCTTCCGATTCCTTGATTTCTGCCATCCCTGGATATATCATCAAaaagaaatattattaattatatatatatgatcagtTAAATtatagaattatatatatataattggtaTTAAAATTGCATATTGTATTCAAGATATCGAATGTCAAAGAAAGAAAGTAAATATCGGTgagtattaattatttaattaaaattacatgCATGGACGGCGATCGATGATCCACAAgccaaatattattaatttcatGAACAAGATCAATCGGACCGTgaacatatatataaacaacaacaataatagtTAATTATATTGATTGAAAGTTAGAATCATGAATGAATACATACCGATGAGTTCTTGAGGGTTGTGATCGTAGAAGTTGACACAAGGAATAACACGTTCCATTCCGTTCGGCAGAGGGAAATCCTTAACCTTgagcgttaaataaatttgagTTAGAGAGTCCTCCTTTCAATTAAAAACGTAAAGGTGACCATAAtccaatttaaattattaatttatccactttttttggattttttgaatCGATTTTTACGGGACAAAGATTTTAGTAAGATTGCTAAAAGATTCTAATATCCCGACCCATTTGTTTTATGATTagtgtattattattttaatttcccaTCCCATAAAAATTCTACAGATTTTTATTCCAAACTTATCCGAACcttaaatttttctttattcATGGATGACGTATTTGTGTTTTCATGAAAAATGATTTAGGCCCATCAATTTTATTGGTTGATTAAAATTTGTGaagaggttttttttttttctacgtCTATAAACtgtaaatattatttaagaaaTTTTCGGTGTATTATATGCTATGTTTAAATCGTTTAATTTCGATTTTTGAATatcttaatttattggatagGATTTCCATTTTGAAAAGATATATTTATGTCATTCTTGGTGCACAAGTTTTAGAAtgagattttaatttatttttttttacatttattattttcaagatttatgttcaaaattttttatgtatttgataTGCTGTGTCGGTCatgacattaaaaaaaaatccctacaattaattttaaaaatttacggtaatattactaactatatattattgttcttaacaattaatattatttgaaaataataaaagaaattaaaactTTTAGTAGTGAACTTGACGATAAATatacattatattattttataaaatatgtgCAATTTATGTTTTAcgaaataaatatttatgttttatcaaataaaaaataatatatctcACATCCAATATCATTAGGTTTCACAATCTACACCTTGGCCTATTTTGAATAGTAGCCTCACGTTTTCATGCTTCAATATCAATCTAATCGCGGTCGGTTGTTATTATGTGAAAAATTAAAATGCAATTAAACGGTTATACATGCCCTAACCAGTACAATCAATAATTTCATTtcgtttattttttaattttttcagcAAAACTCGTAATTTTTTTGATTAACATCCTCCATTACAATGGTAACATCTTGCAatggattgatgatctatttgtttttttttccaagATGTTATGTTATTACCAGATTTGTAGTAGATTAACTCACCAAGTCAACACATTATTTTAGAATCAACTGTCCAAAATTTCAATCAACACTACAAAATTGGACTAGGCGATTGATATATTCAAAGGAGCGACACATAATGGAATTCATAAGGTGGATCAAAAATACAACGTCCTCAAGGGCAGAAGCTGGAACAAGTTTCTAACAAGATTACAAGCTCCCATAGTCCATGGAGGATAGACAAGTTGGTAATTTCTGAGATGACGTAAAAAGAGATATCTCAGCATTGCGAGTTCGATCCTCATGTGAAGCATATTTTCTGCTAaaatattgtggggtatgctctgggggttggGTAATGCTGCTACCTCCTTCAAATCTCTGTCGCTCGTGTACATCACTTGATTTAAACTACGCATGAGCCAATGGACCTCTAACTCATGTGAAATGAAGTCTCCTTCGAGGTCAACTTCTTTTTTTAAGATTACGAGCTCTAGTAGCTTGATAACATGGTGACCTTGATGATTTGGATTTTTTTGCAAACGATCTCAGTTTCGCCATAACTTGGTATCTCTAGAGTACCTTTAATTTGagttcaaaaatttattattatttttgaaaggttcgaaaaccaatattatcatttttttttgagaaaaccAATATTatcatttaagatttaattcaattatagAACTTGGTATCTCGAAAAAGAAAATCTATAACTGCAGAAAATTCgactctttatttatttttttccctAGTAAATCTACATATTATCTTCGGAAAATATCTCTCTTTTGAATCTGGCATGTTTAATTCATATTATTGCAATTATTATCGCTGAACACCACCCTTTCTATTTGAAACCTCAGATTTCATCACTAGTGGTGTGATTACAAACCTATGGAATACTCGAGATGATTACGATCAATCTTGATCCTAATACTTGAATCTCTCTGCTAGAAATCATCCAACCATGAAAACGGATGGCAAACTCTTTGCATACTCCAAAACATATTGTGATAACTTCATTGTCCAGTATCCTCTATCTTACGAAACTCTCAAGTCATCACCTCGGAAAATACAATATGCCATCCCGCCGAACACTTAGATGGGCTAACACAATATTTGGCATTAGTAATCTGAATCGAATGTTTTCATCTATCTTGTCACTCGAGATATCATTCAAAGCGACACTGACTATCCTGTCATGGATAACGACAAATCCACATCAACTTGACTTAATAACTGGGACGAACAAAACTGGTTAACCTCAATTCTACATTGAGTACTCAATACTTGCAGCAATCCAACTAACTGAATTCTTtttgagaataaaaaaataactgaaattaaaaagtaataataaaatctaataaaatttcaattttttaatcgaaaatttgtaaaaatattatatgtttcatttatgGATATTATTTAggcacaaaaaaattaattgaagtTCAAAAATAGTGATTCTatccaatcaaatttcaaatttgaataaaaaaacattatcatcatcattattatatataaaattaataataattattttcttatgttttggcaaaaaattattatttttagctaaaatctgtttatatatatatatatatatatatatttaaatagatATAGATTAATTTATCTCGGTATAATcatctttcaaaaatcaatattaTCAAGAAAATCaagtttcaaaaaaatcaatattatcaAGAAAATCAAGATTTTGTTATCTTAtagaattgaaaaaaaaaaaaatggttttcAAACTGATGTGCAAAGATTGGATTAATAAGGGAAATAATAATCAAATCTTTTGGTTTCATAATTATTTATGGTACATGAAtcaaaagattaattatttatttatttaatgtcaatcatataattaatataaaatggCAAAACTTCTATGAGACGGTTTCAAGGGTCAtttttatgagacggatctcttatatgggttatccattaaaaaatattacaatttatgccaaaagtattacttattattataaatatgggtaggattgaccggtctcacaagagtgttactcATATAAAATTAGTATATTATCCCAcatatcttattttatttatattatagttaaaaataaaatttcccaCTTTATTATCTTATAATGATTCAaacaaatttatatattattgatAATAATATCCAATTCTTAAActataatcttttttttttcaaaaaaaaaaaattttaaaaaaggtTCCTATATATATCTAGTTGAACTCCAATATGATCAATAATCTCGCATATAAACTTTGAAGACCACAAATTGTAGAAGAAGATAGAAGACAAATAATAAATCGTGGAAATTGCAGTTCTGAGTCGATGATCCCAGAATTTATGTTATTGGAGGTGCTAATCCGATTGCCAGTGAAGGCCGTATTCAAATTCAAAGTGGTTTCGAAGCAATGGCTTTGTGTGATCTCCGACCCTTGTTTTGCTCGCATGTATGTCGCCCGAACATCATCGTTGCCGCATTCACATGAACAGTGGATTCTTATCTCATGCTGTTCTCCTAAGCCTAAGATCGACCAATTCTTCAGGGAAAAGCTCCCACCACTGCACGGATATTCACTCGCCCTGAATTATCTACATCTTCTCGAGTTTCCCGAAACTccgaatatatataaatttgacCAAGTACTAGATGGAGTCAGCAATGGGTTATTGCTATATTTTAGTTGTTACGAGCGAGATTATTTTGGCCATGAGATATCCAATCCTATGACCGGGCAACGCATCGCCCTTCCTCGACTTAAAACACTACTTaactttgatttttctttcacTGGTTTCATGACTTTAATCAAAGATAATATCCTCGAGAGTTATACAGTTTTACGTGTTTATATGGCTACACAAGATAGTAGATTCATCTGCTTCCTGGTGTATTCTTCGGAAACCCGCAAATGGGTGTGTCATGCAACACTACTTAACCAAAAGATTTGCTTTGATGAAAGTAAGAATCCTGTTGTAGTTGACAAAGCTATCCACTGGTTGGCTAGGGAACGTATCATGGCGATTGATCTTTACTATAAGCGGGGCTCGGTTCGCCTTATTTCGGTACCTATTGGGAGTCAAGAGAGGAATATTATACTTTCCTCGACGAACATGACGGGCATTTGAGATATATTGAGTCATTAAATGGACTAGGAAACAAGTTGAGCTTAAATTTGTGGGTATTACATGACTACGATTCGGGGGAGTGGTGTATGCAACACAAAGTCGTCCTGGATGTCCTAGCTAAAGTTCCCTTTCCCATGTGTTCCCATCCTTTTGATCCTAACATTGTGTTCTTTGTGCAAAGGTTGGGATTTTTGTCATATGATTTCAGGACAAGAGAATTGAGAGCTGTGGGTGAGACTGTGGATGGAATTACATGtttctttggcttcttcttgtttGTTGTTCCACGTTGGCCAGTATCCATCGACTCTTCGTCTTTTGAGGTCGATCGCACAAGACTCTGATTAATTCttcttctcttttatttttatatatataggcTTTAATTGCTTGATTATTGGTCAGATATGGAAGTATAAAAATTAGGATATATAAAAGTTGTTTGAGTATTAGTtacattttaatatatttatttatttcttgttTATAAGACATCTCAGGAATCTTAGTTCTGTTGTAAATTTACATAGTTACGTttttgttattatataagaacattatttaatttttttttcttcaatttttttttgtgtgactcatcaattaatttatttacctaaatattatattatattatattatattatattatattatataaatatgtgagtttaacAATGGACTCTTCAATTagcttatttattaaaaatttatactATAAAccctttcaaataaaaaattaaaatactattaatattactatttttttattataaatatatgagtttcattgtgaatttacgtGATTaacatttttattatataattaatattttttcgcaattatttattcatgtgacttttaattaaattattcgTTTAAAAATTACACATgaactctttcaaataaaatttttaaaacaattactttgatatctaatttatcATATTCGACTATATAATTCACACATAAACAAACACAtgaaatactaataataataataaatgttgGTATCTTACAAGATAGTATATGTTGGCGATTAAATCAAAAGTTTTTTTGTTGATTAAaacagataaaaaaaaatcaagtattTAATTGATAAATATCATTAAGGACAAATGGAAGCatgatttcaaatcaaacaaatgGGTAAAAATAGACTCATGAGATCGAATAAAACCTCACTAATCTCCAGAT
It encodes:
- the LOC140886076 gene encoding uncharacterized protein isoform X1, yielding MERVIPCVNFYDHNPQELIGMAEIKESEEYYFFTEMEGNGKRSSRKTKGGFWKATAKDKPVYDRAGSLIGYKRSLDFYQDKNKRTEFKMNEYTTTSVKISSSNNKIMKYWVINKIYRNKQTVGMKRSIKDDADCEWPISVKRAKKDDEVNDHIHLEDGQSFEEFKYLEDITDDKIFEDDRVNHSNGQATNFNMDDITVAANTSIGHHDQNYMFDGYTPNNNNVFAILPDDHWQVDPFHDMNQSQYGFYFGRPESSFVVPQQYSLLSSSGSSC
- the LOC140886076 gene encoding NAC domain-containing protein 105-like isoform X2 — its product is MAEIKESEEYYFFTEMEGNGKRSSRKTKGGFWKATAKDKPVYDRAGSLIGYKRSLDFYQDKNKRTEFKMNEYTTTSVKISSSNNKIMKYWVINKIYRNKQTVGMKRSIKDDADCEWPISVKRAKKDDEVNDHIHLEDGQSFEEFKYLEDITDDKIFEDDRVNHSNGQATNFNMDDITVAANTSIGHHDQNYMFDGYTPNNNNVFAILPDDHWQVDPFHDMNQSQYGFYFGRPESSFVVPQQYSLLSSSGSSC
- the LOC140892852 gene encoding biogenesis of lysosome-related organelles complex 1 subunit 2-like, whose amino-acid sequence is MASGKEMEQDYLAESLNDLFTSVSNMIKGDLQGTNDLLKLLEKMNIRVSEEYTGFGDVASGLRVYLEQLKSKSNGFDQYVQQIDSIEQQVTEFEAVVSMLDKYVSLLETKMKSIYQIPPS